The nucleotide sequence GTCGCACCGACCCCGGCCTTCGGCATCGGTGAAAAAGTTGACGACCCTTTGCAGATGTATCTTTCTGATATCTTTACCATTCCGGCCAATCTCGCCGGCACCTGCGCCATGAGCCTGCCCTGCGGTTTTTCGCGGCAGGGACTGCCGATCGGTCTGCAACTGATCGGTCAACCGTTTGCCGAAGAGCAGATTCTCAGGACCGCCTACGCTTTTGAACAGGCGACCGACTGGCACAGCAAAAAAGCCGATATTCAGGGAGGCGACAATGACTGATCAGTATGAAGTCGTTATCGGCCTGGAAGTCCACGCCCAGTTGACCACCAAAACCAAGATATTCTGTGGCTGCTCGACCTCTTTCGGCAATTCGCCCAACAGCCAGACCTGCCCGGTCTGTCTCGGCATGCCCGGAGCGCTGCCGGTTCTCAACCGCCAAGTTGTCGAAAACGCGATCAGGACCGGTCTGGCAACCAATTGCGAGATTGCGCCACGTTCGATTTTTGCCCGTAAAAACTATTTTTACCCGGACCTTCCCAAAGGCTACCAAATTTCACAATTTGAATTACCGATCTGCGAACACGGACATCTCGATATCTCGGTCAATGGCGAAGAGAAGAGAATCGGCATCACCCGGATCCACATGGAAGAGGATGCCGGCAAGCTGCTGCATGGCGAGACCCCGGAATCGGCAGGCAACTCCTTTGCCGATCTCAACCGGGCCTGCACGCCGCTGCTGGAAATTGTGTCCGAGCCCGACATGCGCTCGGCCGATGAAGCGATCGCCTACCTGAAGAAGCTGCACCAGATCGTGGTCTACCTCGGTGTCTGTGACGGCAACCTTGAAGAAGGGTCCTTCCGCTGCGACGCCAACGTCTCGATCCGGCCCTGGGGCCAAAAGGAATTCGGCACCCGCGCCGAGCTGAAAAACATCAACTCATTCCGCTTTATCAAGCAGGCGATCGAGTACGAAGTCGAACGCCAGGCCGAAGTAATCGAAGATGGCGGCAAGGTTGTCCAGGAGACCCGCCTGTTCGACAGCCAGACCGGACTGACCCGCTCGATGCGCGGCAAGGAAGAGGCCCACGACTATCGCTACTTCCCCGATCCGGACCTGGTCCCGTTGGTGGTTGACGAGGAATGGATCGCCCGGTGCCGCTCCGATTTGCCTGAACTGCCCGAAGAGAAGCTGAAGCGTTTTATCTCGAACTTCGGCCTTTCGGAGCGCGATGCCGACATTCTGGTCTCGGAAAAAGCCATTGCCGATTATTTCGATTCCTGCGTCGAGCTGCACGATGACAGTAAAACCTGTGCGAACTGGGTAACCGGCGAGGTATCGCGCAAGCTGAATGAAGAAGGCATCTCAATCAGCGATTGCCCGGTTACGCCGGAAAGACTGACCGGTATCCTCAAACGGATCGCCGACAACACCATTTCCGGCAAGATCGCCAAGCAGGTGTTCGAGGAGATGTGGAACAACGACAAGGATGCTGATACCATCATCGAAGAAAAGGGCTTGAAACAGGTGACCGATACCGGTGCAATCGAGCAACTGGTTGATGAAGTCATCGCTGCCAATCCGGGCCAGGTCGAGGAATTCAGAGCCGGCAAGGAAAAGCTCATCGGCTTCTTCGTTGGCCAGGTCATGCAGAAAAGCAAGGGCAAGGCAAACCCGGGCATGGTTAATCAGCTCTTGCAAAAGAAACTGAAGGAGTAGGGCGCCTCCTGGCTCCCTTCCCCGCACGCCGCATGGAGTGAAATATGTCGGTCAAACCGATCCTTTATGAAAACGGTGTCTGCCGGATGCTCGACCAGCGCCTCCTGCCAACCGAGGAGGTCTGGATTGAATACACGACCTGCGAAGGGATAGCCTCGGCAATCCGGGATATGGTCGTGCGCGGTGCGCCGGCCATCGGTGTTGCCGCTGCCTTCGGAGCGGCTTTCGGAGCGCGCGACATTGCCGCAGAAAGTTTCGCTACTTTTTTTCCTCGCTTTGCAGAAAAATGCGACCTGCTGGCGGCGACCCGGCCGACAGCAGTCAACCTGTTCTGGGCGCTCGACCGGATGAAACAGGCGGCCCGCAAGGGCAAGGACCTGAAGCCGGACCAACTCAGAAAGTACCTGCTCGCCGAGGCCTGCACCATTGCCGAAGAAGATGAGCAGATCAACCGCCGCATGGGCCAGATCGGCAACGAGTTAATACCGGATGCGGCACGGATCCTGACCCATTGCAACGCCGGCGCCCTGGCGACCGGCGGTTACGGCACCGCCCTCGGTGTCGTACGCGCCGCGGCAGAATCGGGCAAAAAAATCGCCGTCTTCGCCGATGAAACCCGTCCGTTCCTGCAGGGCGCTCGCCTGACCGCCTGGGAACTGCAGCAGGACGGCATCGATGTCACCCTGATCTGTGACAATATGGCCGGCTACCTGATGAGCAAGGATGAGATCGATTGTATCATCGTCGGCGCCGATCGAATCGCCGCCAATGGTGATGTCGCCAACAAGATCGGCACCTTTACCGTCGCCGTGCTGGCGCAAGAACATAACATTCCGTTTTATGTCGCCGCGCCGACCTCAACCATTGATCTCAGCATCGCTGACGGTTCCGGCATTCCGATTGAAGAGCGATCCGAAGAAGAGGTGACGCATCACAATGGTCAGCGCGTGGCACCGACCGGCATCAAGGTGCGCAACCCGGCCTTTGACGTCACCCCGGCCCGTCTGGTCACAGCCATTATTACCGAACACGGGATCGCCCGGGACAACTACATCGAGGAACTTGCTGCGCTGGTCAATCGGGAGGGTTGATGAAAGATCTGGCAGTACGCCTGGAAAAGCTCTGCCGCGACAGAGATGAGGAGGGGCTCAGGGTTTTCGCTTCCGAACTCGGGTACCGGGAAACGGGAAAGACCACGGCCAATCTCACCATCCTTTTCGACTCTTTCGGCAGTGCAAACCTGCTCGCCCGACTGACCGAAACGGCCCTGACGACAGCCGATCCCGACATGGCTCTGAATAATCTTGAACGCCTGTCCAACAGCATCTCCCCTGAACTCATCCGGCCGGCGCTTGAAGACAAAAAACGGCGCAAACAGCTCCTGACGACCCTTGGGGCTTCGCAGTTTCTCACCGGAATACTCTGCCGCGACAAAAATAATTTCGAAGAGCTGATCACCAACGGGGAAATTGATCGGCACAAGAGTGAAAGCGCGATGATCGATGAGTTGCGCGCACTGATTCCGGAAGAGATCACATTTACCGAGCTCCAGAAGCTCCTGCGCCAATACAAGTGTCGCGAGATCCTTCGCATCGGCAGTCGAGACCTCAATAACGAGGCCGAGCTCGCCGAAGTAACCGATGAACTCTCTTCACTCGCCGCCGCAACACTGCAGCGGTCCTATGAGATCTCGGACGCCCTGCTGAAAAAAGAATTTGGCGTCCCGATGGTTGAGTCGGCTGACGGGGATGGAGAAGAGGAAGCGACCTTTACTATTTTCGGTATGGGCAAGTTCGGTGGCCGCGAACTCAATTTCTCGTCCGATATCGACCTGATCTATTTCTATTCATCGGAAAAAGGGACGACGACCGGCATCCCTGATAAACAGTCGAGTCGCATCCCGGTGCACAGCTACTTCATCAAGCTGGCCGACATGATCAGCAAGGCAATCGGCCAGGTCACGGCTGACGGCTTTGTCTTCCGGGTCGACCTCCGCTTGCGCCCGGAAGGGAACAGCGGCGAAATGGCCCAACCGGCCAACAGTGCCATCCTCTACTATGAAAGCTGGGGCCAGAGCTGGGAGCGATCAGCCCTGATCAAGGCCCTGCCGGTCGCCGGTTCAATTAAACTGGGCGAATATATCCTCAACGAGCTCGAGCCCTTCATCTACCGCCGCCATCTCGATTACGCCATGGTCGAAGATATCAAGCGGATGAAACAAAAAATCGATCACAGTCTTGAACGGGCGGAAGGTAGTGAAATAAATCTCAAGCTCGGCCGTGGCGGCATTCGCGAAATCGAATTCTTTATCCAGGCCCTGCAGCTGATTTATGCCGGCAAGAAAGCTGCCCTCCGCCACAAGGGTTCTTTACCGGCACTTGCAGCCCTGAACAAAGAAGGCCTGATCAAAAACGACGAGCTACCGGTGCTGCGTGAGGCCTACGTGTTCCTGCGCAATGCCGAGCATCGGATCCAGGTATTCCAGGAGCAGCAAACCCACAACCTGCCCGGCCGCCGGGACGAAATGCTCGCCCTGGCCCGACGCTGCGGCTTTGCCGATACCGACTCATTCATGGCCGAGCTGAACCGGCATCGAACCGGAGTTTCCAGGATTTACCATAAACTCTTCTACACCAGTGACGAAGAGATCAAGGAGGAGGTCAGGCCGGAAATCGAAGCGGTTTTCGATGTCAATGCCGACCCTGACCGGGTCAAGGATCTTCTCGAAGAATGGGGTTTTGCAAATCCCGACACCGCCTACCAAAGTCTGCTTTTCCTCCGCGACGGAAAACCGTATTCGCACCTGACGCAACGGGCCCGACGCCATATGGAACGGATTGCGCCTTACATCCTCCAGGAAATTATTGACTCGCCCGAACCGGACAAGTCGCTTCTCAACATGGAGCATTTCCTTTCAGCCCTGAGAGCACGTGGCACCTACTATGCCCTGCTCGCCGAAAACCACGGAATTATCAAACTGCTTATCTCTCTTTTCGGGACGAGCCAGTTTTTAACCCGGATCTTTATCCAGCATCCGGAAATTCTCGATTCCCTTGTCTCCCGGTCTTACGCGACACCGTTCAAAGATCTCGAGGAAATGGAAAAAGAGCTGGAAGCGCGGCTTTTTGAAGCGACCGATTATGAACGGGAACTTGAGGCCCTGCGCCGCTACCGCAACGAGGAGTTTTTACGTATTTCACTCAACGATGTCGAGGGGCACACACCACAGGGCGAAAAAACCTACCAGCTCTCCTGCCTCGCCATTGCCTGTCTGCGGGCCGCATTTAACATCGCCAGAAATGAGCTGATTCCCCGTTACGGTCTGCCTTATGTCATGGACGAGGATGGTGTCCGTAAAAAAGCCGGTTTCTGTATTGTCGGCATGGGCAAACTTGGCGGTATGGAACTGAATTACCACTCTGATCTCGATATAATCTTCATTTACCAGGGTGAAGGGAAGACCGTCCCGACCGACGGCACTGATCCGGAGCGCTTCAAGGAACTGAGTAACCAGCAATACTTCTCACGGCTCGCCCAGAGGATCATCTCGGTTTTGACGTTGGCCACCCAGGACGGAAGCGTTTATCAGATTGATACCCGGCTCCGGCCTTCGGGAAACCAGGGGCCACTGGTTACCAGCCGCAAGGCCTTTGCCGAGTACCACGCCTCGACCGCACAACTCTGGGAGAGACAAGCGTTGACCAAGGCGCTGGTTGTCAGTGGCCCGAAAAAAATGCGCTGTGAGCTGCAATCTTTTATCCGGTCACTGGCCTATGACGCACCGCTCGAAGAGGATATTGCCACCGACATCATCCGCTTGCGCGACCGAATGGAAAAAGAAATTGCCCGGGAAAGCAGTGAAACTCTCAACCTTAAAACCGGCCGCGGCGGCATGGTCGACGTCGAATTCCTGGTGCAGTACTATCAGCTTCTGAAGGGTCGCAAAAATCCCGAATTGCAGGAAACCAACACACTTAAAGCCTTGCAGAAGATAGTTGAGGCGGGTATTCTCAATGGAAGCGACGGCGACAAACTCCAAGACGGATACAAGTTTTTGCGCCGCCTGGAGAATATGTTGCGTCTGCTTCATGACCAGTCGATTAGCGAAATACCGAATGAAACCGGGTATCTGAGTAAACTCGCCAGGCGGCTCGGCTATCAGGGGGAGAGTTCGGAACCAAACGTCGAACTCATGAATGACTACCGGATGCATACGGAAAACATCCGAAAGATTTTCAACAAATCACTCCATGCCGACCAGTCTGACCCTGAAGGGGCAATAGAGCAATGAACGTTAAACACCACATCATCCTCGTTGACGACGACCAGAATATTCGTCGCTTCCTTGATGAATTCCTTAAACTGAAGGGATTTAATGTCAGTAGCTTCTCTTCGGCTGAAGAGGCTTTTGAGGAACTTGACAAGGGCGATTTTTCAATTGCAATTTTCGATATCGTTCTCCCCGGAATCTCCGGTCGCGAAGCCTGCGCCAGGCTGCGCAAAAACAAACAAACTGCCTCGAGACCGGTTATCCTGATGACGGCTATCCACCGCGGCGAAGACGAGGTTGAAAAAGCGAAGAAAGAATTTGGCGCGACCGAATACCTGCTCAAGCCATTCAGCCTCGACACGCTTTACCAGAAAATCATGGATCTATTGGGTGAAGAATACAAGGTTTCCGATCTCAAGGATCGTGAGACGGCAACGATTGAAGGCGAGCTGAAAGACACCCAATTCCCCAAACTCCTGCATGACCTGTATGCGCTTAAAGCAACCGGGCTGCTCCACCTTTCCATGAATGAGAGGAAAAAGGTTGTCTATTTCATGGAAGGATACCCGATCTTTGTCCGCTCCAACCTGATCCGCGAATGTCTTGGCAAACTTCTGGTCCACAAGGGAATCATTGACGAGCGCGAATGTGAGGAATCGCTCAAGATGGTCAAGGAGACCGGACGGCTGCAGGGTACCGTGTTGATTGAGATGGGTTATCTGACCCCGCAGCAACTCCACGATGTCCTGAAATTGCAGGCGACCGAAAAACTGCTTGAAGTGTTCTCCTGGAACGAAGGGACTTACCGGTTTATCCACGCCCAGGACTTCAAGAAAAACATCACCCGGATCAATCTGTCCCCGGCAACCCTGACTCTGCAGGGGCTGCGCAAATACTACAGTGAGGAGAAACTCGACAAATTTCTCAACCCGCATCTTTCCTATTATCCGGCACTGTCTACCAACCCGCATTACCGTTTCCAGGATATAGAACTGACGCCAAAAGATGTTTCTCTGCTCAGTGAGTGCCGGGGCGACAAAACATTTGAGGAAATCCTTGAAAAGTATCCGCTCTCCCGTTTTGAAAACAAACAATTACTGGCGACGCTTCTGCTGGTCAAGATGCTGGAGAGCCGCGAAATGCCCCTGTCACCGGAGGAACAATCAACCCTCCTGGCCGGGGCTCCGGAAAAAAAGGAAAAACGCCAGAAATTCCAGAACGACTATGCCCGAATGATGCAGCAGGATTACTTTGCTCTGCTCGGTGTCGAGCATCAGGCCAGTACAGATAATGTCCGCAAGGCCTATGTGCAGTTGGCCAAAAAGTACCACCCGGACCGCTATCTTCAGGAAAATATTTCAAACGACCTGAAAAAGAAGATTAATTCCCTGTTCCAACGGATCGGTGAAGCCTATGAAACGCTTTCCAATCCGGCCCGGAAAAATGAGTATCTGAAAGAGCTGACCGGCAAGGGAAAAAAGAAAGAGAACGAAGCGGCCGACATTCTGCATGCCGAAACCGCTTTTCAGAAAGGGCTCGTTTTGCTCAAGGTAAACGATTTTGCCAAGGCAAAGATCGAACTGGAGAAAGCGGTCAAACTCTACGCCAAGGAACCGGAATACCTCTGTCATCTTGCCTGGGCCCGATTCAAGGACTCAGACAGCGATGTTGAAAAAGATCAGGCCAAAAAAATGCTTCTCAAGGCAATACAGATGAATCCGGACATGGACAAGGGGCATTTTTATCTCGGCCACATGCTCAAAGAGGAGGGAAAAGAGCGGGAAGCAGAAAAGCGTTTTGAACGGGCAATTCAGTGTAATCCCGACAATACCGAAGCGTTGCGCGAACTCCGTCTCTTCCAGATGCGCAAGCCGAGAAACGGCAAAGCGGCCGCGCTCCTCGGTAAAATGTTCAAAAAATAACCTGGTCAGGCGGAAAGTTTCACCCTGACTTTTTCCGACAGCTCGAGGAACCGTAGCCCCTCATTAAAGATCTCCGCTGGCATTTCCCCACGAACTAATTCCAGATAGCATCCGATCAGGTAATCACTGATCCGCGCGCGTTGCTCGGCATTGATCCCGGAGAACAGGGCACCGGCCCTGAACGGACTATCCGAGGTATCCGAATAAGCCATGGCGTAAATAATCCTGGAATCAAAAGTCAGGAGTTCTCCTTCAAGGCTGAATTCAAAGGATACCGATTCATTTGGAGCCAGCTCCCGGTGATAGGAAAAACGGCACCCCATGTCGGAAAGGCTGGTCAGCACCGCCTCTTTTTTTTCATCACGGGCTGATATCAGCGCCGGGAGGTCGACATCCAGCCGGATATGCTTGCGTGGTGGCCGATGAAATCGCTGCTCGAGCGCCTGCCAGAATGCCTCCGGCTCGAGCGGCAGGGAAAATCCGAGCTCAGCTCCACCGGAATCGGTATTCAACCAGATCACATCCTGGCCGGCAACCGGCTCGGCACAGCCACTTTCAGCCAGCAACAACGCCGAGGCCTCAGCCGGATCATGCACTTCGAATTGCCACAATTGCAACAGGGCCTTTAACAGCTCGTCCAGGCTGGGTTCACAGGTTGTGACGGCAATCTTTTTTTTGTTGAGCGAACGGGTGGTAATGTCCTTGAGCATATTTCCTCAATCAAAACGTATAAAAAAAGGCATCGTTCAAGTCAGGCTATCTGCCGCCGAACTTGAGAAGTTTTGCAGTCTTTTATCAAGCAGATGACGCGGGTGCACATTGGCAAGTGCCCCGATCATGCTTTTCTTCAGGTGTTTATTCTCTTTCGAAAGCTCACTTATGAGCTTCTTCATCCGCTGCCGTTTCTGATCGACTTCTCCACAAACCGGACAGGCACAGCAGATGATCGGGAATTCCTGCTCACCGGCAAACCGGATGATATCGGCTTCTTCAACATAAAGCAGTGGACGGATAACGGTATGACGGCCATTGTCGGCAAGCAATTTCGGGCTCATCGCCTTGAGTGAACCGACATAGAACTGATTCAGTAGAAGGGTTTCGATGAAATCATCGAGGTGATGGCCAAGCGCAATCTTGTTGCACTTCAACTGGTCGGCCAGGGTGTAAAGGACACCGCGCCGCAACCGGGCACAAAAAGAACAATACGATGTTCCGGGCCGCCGCTTCTCTTCGATAATTTCATAACAATTGGTCGGTTCCATCCGGTACTCGAACCCGGCAGAATCGAGATGATCTTTTATTTTTTCCTTGCGGTAACCCGGGAAGCCGGCATCGACATTGACTGCAACCAGTTCATAATCGATCGGCGCCCGGCGCCGCAGCTGATCAAGGATATGTAACAGGGTGTATGAATCCTTGCCGCCGGAAACACCGACAGCAATCCGGTCACCATCCTCGATAAGATTGTAATCACCAATCGCCTTACCGGTCAGCTTTTTGATTTTGCGGAACAGGGGGCCTTCCAAAACAATTCCTTTGTGTTTCAACAGGTTCGGCAGTTTTAATCGATCTCGAATAAAAATGCAAGAAGAACAGACGGGACGGCCACCGGGCCGTCCCGCTTCTGAATCCTTAAACGTTTTAGCTTTGTCCGTTCAAATCAAGAGGTTTACTGACCGGCGTTTCCCGTTTCCGGAAGGCGGTCGGCATGATGTTCACGCAGCCCGATGCGGCGACGCAGATCTTCAAGGACCAGGTAGAGCGAAGGGATGAGCAGCAGAGTGATGCCGGTCGCGAAGAGAATTCCGAAGGCAAGGCTGATCGCCATCGGAATCAGGAACTGGGCCTGCACGCTGGTTTCGAGAATCATCGGCATCAGGCCGAAAAAGGTGGTCAGAGAGGTCAGGAGGATTGGCCGGAAGCGGCGCTGGCCCGCCTCCATGACGGCGTCATGCAAATCTGTTCCCTTCTTGCGGCAGCGGTTGACATAGTCGATCAACAACAGTGAATCGTTAATCACAACCCCGGTCAGGGCGACGATCCCGAACATACTCAGAATACTCAGATCAAATCCCATAAGCAGGTGACCGAGAATGGCGCCGACGATACCGAATGGAATAGCGACCATGATCAGCAACGGCTGTGAGTAACTGCGAAAGGAGACGGCGAGCAGGGCAAAAATCGCTAACAGAACCAGCTTGAAACCGGTCATCATGCTCGCCATCGACTCACGCCGGTTTTTATCTTCACCTTCGAGATCGTAACTAAGGCCGGGATAATCGGCCATCAGTTCCGGCAGGGTTGTCCGGCGCATTTCGGCGAGGATCTCTTCGGCGTTGGCAACATTGCTGTCAACCGTCGCCGTTACGTTGATCACCCGCTTGCGGTCGGTCCGGTTGATTTTACTGAATCCGCGATCCGGTTCAATGGTAGCGGCCCGGTTTAACGGGACTTCCCCACCGGATGGTGTCCGGATGCGCATCGACTCAAGGTCCCAGAGATGTTTTCGACTCGCCTCGGGATAACGAACGACCACCTTCACCTCGTTGCGTCCGCGCTGCAGGCGCAGCGCTTCGGAACCGTAAAAGGCGCCACGCAGCTGTCGGCCAAGATCCTGCTCGGTGAG is from Desulfuromonas sp. and encodes:
- a CDS encoding tRNA 2-thiocytidine(32) synthetase TtcA, translated to MVLEGPLFRKIKKLTGKAIGDYNLIEDGDRIAVGVSGGKDSYTLLHILDQLRRRAPIDYELVAVNVDAGFPGYRKEKIKDHLDSAGFEYRMEPTNCYEIIEEKRRPGTSYCSFCARLRRGVLYTLADQLKCNKIALGHHLDDFIETLLLNQFYVGSLKAMSPKLLADNGRHTVIRPLLYVEEADIIRFAGEQEFPIICCACPVCGEVDQKRQRMKKLISELSKENKHLKKSMIGALANVHPRHLLDKRLQNFSSSAADSLT
- a CDS encoding bifunctional [glutamate--ammonia ligase]-adenylyl-L-tyrosine phosphorylase/[glutamate--ammonia-ligase] adenylyltransferase, yielding MKDLAVRLEKLCRDRDEEGLRVFASELGYRETGKTTANLTILFDSFGSANLLARLTETALTTADPDMALNNLERLSNSISPELIRPALEDKKRRKQLLTTLGASQFLTGILCRDKNNFEELITNGEIDRHKSESAMIDELRALIPEEITFTELQKLLRQYKCREILRIGSRDLNNEAELAEVTDELSSLAAATLQRSYEISDALLKKEFGVPMVESADGDGEEEATFTIFGMGKFGGRELNFSSDIDLIYFYSSEKGTTTGIPDKQSSRIPVHSYFIKLADMISKAIGQVTADGFVFRVDLRLRPEGNSGEMAQPANSAILYYESWGQSWERSALIKALPVAGSIKLGEYILNELEPFIYRRHLDYAMVEDIKRMKQKIDHSLERAEGSEINLKLGRGGIREIEFFIQALQLIYAGKKAALRHKGSLPALAALNKEGLIKNDELPVLREAYVFLRNAEHRIQVFQEQQTHNLPGRRDEMLALARRCGFADTDSFMAELNRHRTGVSRIYHKLFYTSDEEIKEEVRPEIEAVFDVNADPDRVKDLLEEWGFANPDTAYQSLLFLRDGKPYSHLTQRARRHMERIAPYILQEIIDSPEPDKSLLNMEHFLSALRARGTYYALLAENHGIIKLLISLFGTSQFLTRIFIQHPEILDSLVSRSYATPFKDLEEMEKELEARLFEATDYERELEALRRYRNEEFLRISLNDVEGHTPQGEKTYQLSCLAIACLRAAFNIARNELIPRYGLPYVMDEDGVRKKAGFCIVGMGKLGGMELNYHSDLDIIFIYQGEGKTVPTDGTDPERFKELSNQQYFSRLAQRIISVLTLATQDGSVYQIDTRLRPSGNQGPLVTSRKAFAEYHASTAQLWERQALTKALVVSGPKKMRCELQSFIRSLAYDAPLEEDIATDIIRLRDRMEKEIARESSETLNLKTGRGGMVDVEFLVQYYQLLKGRKNPELQETNTLKALQKIVEAGILNGSDGDKLQDGYKFLRRLENMLRLLHDQSISEIPNETGYLSKLARRLGYQGESSEPNVELMNDYRMHTENIRKIFNKSLHADQSDPEGAIEQ
- a CDS encoding Asp-tRNA(Asn)/Glu-tRNA(Gln) amidotransferase GatCAB subunit B; the encoded protein is MTDQYEVVIGLEVHAQLTTKTKIFCGCSTSFGNSPNSQTCPVCLGMPGALPVLNRQVVENAIRTGLATNCEIAPRSIFARKNYFYPDLPKGYQISQFELPICEHGHLDISVNGEEKRIGITRIHMEEDAGKLLHGETPESAGNSFADLNRACTPLLEIVSEPDMRSADEAIAYLKKLHQIVVYLGVCDGNLEEGSFRCDANVSIRPWGQKEFGTRAELKNINSFRFIKQAIEYEVERQAEVIEDGGKVVQETRLFDSQTGLTRSMRGKEEAHDYRYFPDPDLVPLVVDEEWIARCRSDLPELPEEKLKRFISNFGLSERDADILVSEKAIADYFDSCVELHDDSKTCANWVTGEVSRKLNEEGISISDCPVTPERLTGILKRIADNTISGKIAKQVFEEMWNNDKDADTIIEEKGLKQVTDTGAIEQLVDEVIAANPGQVEEFRAGKEKLIGFFVGQVMQKSKGKANPGMVNQLLQKKLKE
- the mtnA gene encoding S-methyl-5-thioribose-1-phosphate isomerase, whose protein sequence is MSVKPILYENGVCRMLDQRLLPTEEVWIEYTTCEGIASAIRDMVVRGAPAIGVAAAFGAAFGARDIAAESFATFFPRFAEKCDLLAATRPTAVNLFWALDRMKQAARKGKDLKPDQLRKYLLAEACTIAEEDEQINRRMGQIGNELIPDAARILTHCNAGALATGGYGTALGVVRAAAESGKKIAVFADETRPFLQGARLTAWELQQDGIDVTLICDNMAGYLMSKDEIDCIIVGADRIAANGDVANKIGTFTVAVLAQEHNIPFYVAAPTSTIDLSIADGSGIPIEERSEEEVTHHNGQRVAPTGIKVRNPAFDVTPARLVTAIITEHGIARDNYIEELAALVNREG